The Rhizobium sp. BT03 genome has a window encoding:
- a CDS encoding MFS transporter — protein MLNRIDWTGTRPPKATEKGIWGWMFFDWAAQPFFTVVTTFIFGPYFVSRLTDDPVSAQTTWSNMATISSVIIALLSPILGSIADQSGARKPWIGFFAIVKIVSLFGLWFAAPGSPVVYPVIFMILASISAEFSIVFNDSMMPRLVAKHEVGKLSNTAWGLGYLGGIIVLIAVVTLLAASPESGKTILGLDPLFGLDPHTGEDARITGPISAVWYLIFILPMFFFTPDVGRGLPFGTAVRAGLREVKNTLGELKERRGILKFLIARMIYQDGVNGLLILGGIFAAGMFGWATIEIGIYGIILNVVAIFGCLIAGRIDKGVGSKVTVVISLTMLLLATIGIISTGPGYTLFGLLPLPTADSGGLFGTAAEKAYILYGLLIGFAFGPVQASSRSYLARSVSPEEAGRYFGIYALSGRATSFMATLLFSLTTYLSGSPRLGMATLILFLAGGLVLLVRTPYPADRA, from the coding sequence ATGTTGAATCGCATCGACTGGACAGGAACGCGGCCGCCGAAGGCCACGGAGAAGGGCATCTGGGGGTGGATGTTTTTCGATTGGGCAGCCCAGCCCTTTTTTACCGTGGTCACCACCTTCATCTTCGGACCCTATTTCGTATCCCGTCTGACCGATGACCCGGTTTCCGCGCAGACGACGTGGAGCAACATGGCGACGATCTCCTCGGTGATCATCGCCCTGCTCTCGCCCATCCTTGGCTCGATCGCCGACCAGTCGGGCGCGCGCAAACCCTGGATCGGCTTTTTCGCGATCGTCAAGATCGTCAGCCTTTTCGGCCTGTGGTTCGCAGCCCCCGGCTCGCCCGTTGTTTATCCGGTCATTTTCATGATCCTCGCCTCGATCTCGGCCGAGTTTTCGATCGTCTTCAACGATTCGATGATGCCGCGCCTGGTCGCCAAGCACGAGGTCGGCAAGCTCTCCAACACCGCCTGGGGGCTCGGTTATCTCGGCGGCATCATCGTGCTCATCGCCGTCGTGACACTTTTGGCGGCGAGCCCGGAGAGCGGCAAGACCATCCTCGGCCTCGATCCGCTATTCGGTCTCGATCCTCATACCGGAGAGGATGCCCGCATCACCGGGCCGATCTCGGCTGTCTGGTATCTGATCTTCATCCTGCCGATGTTTTTCTTCACGCCGGATGTCGGCAGGGGGCTTCCCTTCGGCACCGCCGTCCGTGCCGGCCTGCGGGAAGTGAAAAACACGCTTGGCGAACTCAAGGAGCGCCGCGGCATCCTGAAATTCCTCATCGCCCGGATGATCTATCAGGACGGCGTCAACGGCCTGCTAATCCTCGGCGGTATTTTCGCCGCCGGCATGTTCGGCTGGGCGACGATAGAGATCGGCATTTACGGCATCATCCTCAACGTCGTCGCGATCTTCGGCTGCCTGATCGCCGGCCGCATCGACAAGGGTGTCGGTTCGAAGGTGACCGTCGTCATCAGCCTTACCATGCTGCTTCTCGCCACCATCGGCATCATTTCGACCGGACCGGGCTACACGCTGTTTGGCCTGCTGCCGCTGCCGACGGCGGATTCCGGCGGCCTCTTCGGCACCGCCGCGGAAAAAGCCTATATCCTTTACGGCCTGTTGATCGGCTTCGCCTTCGGGCCGGTGCAGGCCTCGTCGCGCTCCTATCTCGCCCGCAGCGTCAGCCCCGAAGAAGCCGGCCGCTACTTCGGCATTTACGCGCTTTCGGGGCGCGCCACGAGTTTCATGGCGACGCTGCTCTTCTCGCTGACGACCTATCTGAGCGGATCACCGCGGCTTGGAATGGCAACGCTGATCCTGTTTCTCGCCGGCGGCCTGGTGCTGCTCGTCCGCACGCCCTATCCGGCCGATCGGGCATAG
- a CDS encoding NAD-glutamate dehydrogenase — protein MAARNNPKREKQIESARKVAKATGEAHLDPEILFGRASNDDLELYTPEMLALSAVHSAKELAAWNGKAPRVSIDTIADVTPDGIAVSVLSVTDRNMPFLFESVMGEVTSTYRDLFMAVHPILVMEKGKAPALYSADHPSDPASRVSHIQLHIAPLNSAQAADLVKRLETVLEQVRLSVSDWKPMLSKIDGVIAELSANGASRKKADRDEAVAFLTWLRDENFTFLGMREYVYSGKGADAKVERDKGAGLGMLSNPDVLVLRTGKDAVTTTPEILAFLDGPDFLIVTKANVKSIVHRRAYMDYVGVKRFDAEGNVTGELRIVGLFTSTAYTSLASEIPLLRSKIEKVKEHFGFDPMSHSGRMLDNTLESYPRDDLFQIDTTLLASFAEQINDLADRPRVRVLPRIDHFDRFVSVIVYVPREEYDSIVRERIGTYLKTVYDGRVSAYYPAFPEGGVARVHFIIGRSGGKTPRIPQAKLEQVIREITARWDDRFEALAGPKAPKISVDQAFQDSFTPEETVADLADIVACAAGEPLRIQFYHRQEDEGRTLSLKIFHAGGQLALSRRVPLLENLGFNVVSERTFDIDVPAADGETKLVVLHDMELEARNGGDIDLQRYGAALEEAFVAAFAGTIDNDSFNRLILSAGLSARETNVLRAYARYLRQAGIAYSQDYIATTLDKYPGVAAAIFRLFHDTLDTRLSEKVRVKKLAELHQAIETELAEVPSLDDDRILRRYVNIVDATLRTNYFQRNPDGSPKPMLAFKLDPHLVDGLPQPKPFREMFVYGVEVEGVHLRFGKVARGGLRWSDRAEDYRTEVLGLVKAQQVKNAVIVPVGAKGGFYPKKLPVGGSRDEIFNAGREAYKTYIRTLLSITDNISGAEIVPPKDTVRLDGDDPYFVVAADKGTATFSDTANALAQEAGFWLDDAFASGGSAGYDHKKMGITARGAWETVKRHFREMDIDIQTTPFTVAGVGDMSGDVFGNGMLLSPKIRLIAAFDHRDIVIDPDPDMEKTLAERQRLFDLPRSSWQDFDKSVLSKGAMIISRAMKSVTLTPEAVAAIGIDKSVATPFEIITAILKSPVDLLWFGGIGTYVKAPSETDAEVGDRANDPIRVTAAEVRAKVIGEGANLGVTQKGRIAYGLNGGRCNSDAIDNSAGVNTSDVEVNIKIALAAAMHDGRLTRAKRDQLLSSMTGEVASLVLRNNYLQSLAISLTSRKGTANGLELGRFMSVLEGAGQLNRKVETLPDEQTLAERYTAGKPLTRPEIGVLVSYAKIVLFDALAASDLPDDPYFTATLLNYFPVKMQKSNAGDISGHRLKREIVATVLANEAINRGGPSFTVAMMDATAASAPEVVRAAIVARDGFDLTRLWAETDGLDGRISGEMQNRIYEEISHSFTVLTRLLLKTGMTKADMAEVISRLQAALKKLRPAFAEQSAGDAAARQAEFTQAGVPEKLAAEIANLQSFALVPEIMQIAERTGEPLVRAAENYFAVSQTFRIARLLAAGGRILTSDHYENLALARSIDQIASARRDIVISALSDHGKEKLPVQAWHAQDRIRINRIVEELSSLSDGGDPNLARITVAAGILTDLARDRVR, from the coding sequence ATGGCTGCCAGAAACAATCCGAAACGGGAAAAACAGATCGAAAGCGCGCGCAAGGTCGCCAAGGCGACGGGCGAGGCGCATCTCGATCCGGAAATTCTCTTCGGACGGGCCAGCAATGACGATCTCGAACTCTATACGCCGGAGATGCTGGCGCTCTCCGCCGTGCATTCGGCAAAGGAACTCGCCGCCTGGAACGGCAAGGCGCCGCGCGTCAGCATCGACACCATTGCCGATGTGACCCCTGACGGCATTGCCGTTTCGGTGCTTTCGGTCACCGACCGGAACATGCCTTTCCTGTTTGAGTCGGTCATGGGTGAAGTGACGAGCACCTATCGCGACCTGTTCATGGCCGTGCATCCCATCCTGGTCATGGAGAAGGGCAAGGCGCCTGCACTCTATTCCGCCGATCACCCGAGCGACCCGGCCAGCCGCGTCAGCCATATCCAGCTCCATATCGCACCGCTCAATTCCGCCCAGGCCGCAGATCTCGTCAAACGCCTCGAAACCGTGCTCGAACAGGTCCGTCTGTCGGTCTCCGACTGGAAGCCGATGCTTTCCAAGATCGACGGCGTGATCGCCGAGCTTTCAGCCAATGGCGCCAGCCGGAAGAAGGCCGATCGCGATGAAGCCGTCGCCTTCCTGACATGGCTGCGGGACGAGAATTTCACCTTCCTCGGGATGCGTGAATATGTCTATTCCGGCAAGGGCGCCGACGCCAAGGTTGAGCGAGACAAGGGTGCGGGTCTCGGCATGCTCTCCAACCCTGATGTTCTGGTGCTGCGCACCGGCAAGGACGCCGTGACGACGACGCCTGAAATTCTTGCCTTCCTCGACGGCCCCGACTTCCTGATCGTCACCAAGGCGAACGTGAAATCGATCGTCCATCGCCGCGCCTATATGGACTATGTCGGCGTCAAGCGTTTCGACGCCGAGGGCAATGTCACCGGCGAGCTGCGCATCGTCGGGCTTTTCACCTCGACGGCCTATACGTCGCTCGCCTCTGAAATCCCGCTGCTGCGTTCCAAGATCGAGAAGGTGAAGGAGCATTTCGGCTTCGACCCGATGAGCCATTCCGGCCGCATGCTCGACAACACGCTGGAATCCTATCCGCGCGACGACCTTTTCCAGATCGACACCACGCTGCTTGCGAGTTTCGCCGAGCAGATCAATGACCTCGCCGACCGTCCGCGCGTGCGCGTCCTGCCGCGCATCGACCATTTCGACCGCTTCGTCTCGGTGATCGTCTACGTGCCGCGCGAGGAATACGACTCGATCGTCCGCGAACGGATCGGCACCTATCTGAAGACTGTCTACGACGGTCGTGTCTCCGCCTATTACCCGGCCTTCCCGGAAGGCGGCGTGGCGCGCGTGCATTTCATCATCGGCCGCTCCGGCGGCAAGACGCCGCGCATTCCGCAGGCAAAGCTCGAACAGGTGATCCGCGAGATCACCGCCCGTTGGGACGATCGTTTCGAGGCGCTGGCCGGACCCAAGGCGCCGAAAATCTCGGTCGACCAGGCCTTCCAGGATTCCTTCACGCCTGAAGAAACCGTGGCCGACCTCGCCGATATCGTCGCCTGCGCCGCCGGCGAGCCGCTTCGCATCCAGTTCTACCATCGCCAGGAAGATGAGGGCCGGACCCTCTCGCTGAAGATCTTCCACGCCGGCGGTCAGCTGGCGCTGTCGCGCCGCGTGCCGCTGCTTGAGAATCTCGGCTTCAATGTCGTCAGCGAACGCACCTTCGACATCGACGTACCGGCCGCGGACGGAGAAACGAAACTCGTCGTGCTGCACGATATGGAGCTCGAGGCCCGCAACGGCGGCGACATCGATCTGCAGCGTTACGGCGCCGCCCTCGAGGAAGCCTTCGTCGCCGCCTTCGCCGGCACGATCGACAATGACAGCTTCAACCGGCTGATCCTCTCGGCCGGGCTCTCGGCGCGCGAGACGAACGTGCTACGCGCCTATGCCCGTTATCTCCGCCAGGCCGGCATCGCCTATTCGCAGGATTATATCGCCACCACGCTCGACAAATATCCCGGTGTCGCCGCCGCCATCTTCCGGCTGTTCCACGACACGCTCGATACCAGGCTTTCCGAAAAAGTCCGTGTCAAGAAGCTTGCCGAGCTGCACCAGGCGATCGAGACCGAGCTTGCCGAGGTGCCGAGCCTCGACGATGACCGCATCCTGCGCCGCTACGTCAATATCGTCGATGCGACGCTGCGCACCAATTATTTCCAGAGGAACCCGGATGGCTCACCGAAGCCGATGCTGGCTTTCAAGCTCGATCCGCACCTGGTCGACGGACTGCCGCAGCCCAAACCCTTCCGCGAGATGTTCGTCTATGGCGTCGAAGTCGAAGGCGTGCACCTGCGCTTCGGCAAGGTGGCGCGCGGAGGACTGCGCTGGTCGGATCGCGCCGAGGATTACCGCACCGAGGTGCTCGGCCTCGTCAAGGCCCAGCAGGTGAAGAATGCCGTCATCGTGCCGGTCGGCGCCAAGGGCGGTTTCTATCCGAAGAAGCTCCCCGTCGGCGGCAGCCGCGACGAGATCTTCAATGCCGGCCGCGAGGCCTACAAGACCTATATCCGCACGCTGCTGTCGATCACAGACAATATATCGGGCGCCGAGATCGTGCCGCCGAAGGATACGGTCCGGCTCGACGGTGACGATCCCTATTTCGTCGTCGCCGCCGACAAGGGTACGGCAACCTTCTCCGACACCGCCAATGCGCTGGCGCAGGAAGCCGGTTTCTGGCTGGACGACGCCTTCGCCTCCGGCGGCTCGGCCGGTTACGACCACAAGAAGATGGGCATCACCGCCCGCGGCGCCTGGGAAACCGTCAAACGCCATTTCCGTGAAATGGACATCGACATCCAGACGACGCCCTTCACCGTTGCCGGCGTCGGCGACATGTCGGGCGACGTCTTCGGCAACGGCATGCTGCTCTCTCCAAAGATCCGGCTGATAGCAGCCTTCGATCACCGCGATATCGTCATCGATCCCGATCCCGATATGGAAAAGACGCTGGCCGAGCGCCAGCGGCTCTTCGACCTGCCGCGCTCGAGCTGGCAGGATTTCGACAAAAGCGTGCTCTCCAAGGGCGCGATGATCATTTCCCGTGCGATGAAATCGGTCACGCTGACACCGGAAGCGGTTGCCGCGATCGGCATTGACAAATCAGTCGCCACGCCCTTCGAGATCATCACGGCGATCCTGAAGAGCCCGGTCGACCTGCTCTGGTTCGGCGGCATCGGCACCTATGTGAAAGCGCCGTCCGAAACCGACGCCGAAGTCGGCGACCGCGCCAACGACCCGATCCGCGTGACGGCTGCGGAAGTGCGCGCCAAGGTGATCGGCGAGGGCGCAAACCTCGGCGTCACCCAGAAGGGCCGCATCGCCTACGGTCTGAACGGTGGGCGCTGCAACTCCGACGCCATCGACAACTCGGCCGGCGTCAACACCTCGGACGTCGAGGTCAACATCAAGATCGCCCTGGCGGCTGCCATGCATGACGGGCGCCTGACGCGGGCAAAACGCGACCAGCTTCTGTCTTCGATGACCGGAGAAGTGGCGAGCCTGGTGCTGCGCAACAACTATCTGCAGTCGCTGGCGATCTCGCTGACATCCCGCAAGGGCACCGCCAACGGTCTGGAGCTTGGCCGTTTCATGAGCGTGCTCGAAGGCGCCGGCCAGTTGAACCGCAAGGTCGAGACTTTGCCGGACGAACAGACGCTGGCCGAACGCTATACCGCCGGCAAGCCGCTGACGCGGCCGGAAATCGGCGTGCTGGTATCCTATGCCAAGATCGTGCTCTTCGATGCGCTGGCCGCCAGCGATCTGCCGGATGATCCCTATTTTACCGCGACGCTTTTGAATTATTTCCCCGTCAAGATGCAGAAGTCGAACGCCGGCGATATATCAGGTCACCGCCTGAAGCGCGAAATTGTCGCAACCGTGCTTGCCAACGAAGCGATCAACCGCGGCGGGCCAAGCTTCACCGTTGCGATGATGGACGCGACGGCGGCTTCGGCACCGGAAGTGGTGCGCGCGGCGATCGTCGCCCGCGACGGTTTCGACCTGACCCGGCTCTGGGCCGAAACGGATGGCCTCGACGGCCGGATATCGGGCGAGATGCAGAACCGCATCTATGAGGAAATCAGCCATAGCTTTACCGTATTGACGCGGCTGCTCCTGAAGACCGGGATGACCAAGGCCGATATGGCCGAGGTGATTAGCCGGCTGCAGGCCGCGCTGAAAAAACTGCGGCCCGCCTTTGCCGAACAATCGGCCGGCGATGCCGCGGCGCGCCAGGCCGAATTTACCCAAGCGGGCGTGCCGGAAAAGCTCGCGGCCGAGATCGCCAACCTCCAGAGTTTCGCGCTGGTGCCTGAGATCATGCAGATTGCCGAGCGTACCGGAGAGCCCCTGGTGCGTGCCGCTGAAAACTACTTCGCGGTGTCGCAGACTTTCCGGATTGCCAGGCTGCTGGCGGCGGGCGGGCGGATCCTCACCTCAGACCATTACGAGAACTTGGCGCTTGCCCGCAGCATTGATCAGATCGCCAGCGCAAGACGCGACATCGTCATCTCGGCGCTGTCCGATCACGGCAAGGAGAAGCTCCCTGTTCAGGCCTGGCATGCCCAGGATCGCATCCGCATCAACCGGATCGTCGAAGAGCTTTCGAGCCTCAGCGACGGCGGCGATCCCAACCTTGCGCGTATTACCGTTGCCGCAGGTATCCTGACCGATCTTGCGCGCGACCGGGTGAGGTGA
- the pdxY gene encoding pyridoxal kinase PdxY, whose amino-acid sequence MSENAAGAVIVISSHVVRGSVGNRAAVFALETLGHPVWALPTIVLPWHPGHGRSTRLTFAEADFDAAIDDLIRAPWIGEVKAVLSGYFGNAAQARSLARLIAALRQDNPELLYVCDPVMGDLGGLYVPEATAEAIRDHLIPLASLATPNRYELAWLSGAALEDNSAIMEAALALGPSRMLVTSAVPMMAGGTGNLYLSGRHALLAEHRVVENPPNGLGDLLAAVFLSRLLSGLEDEKALQLATASVFEVLARAVKRGSNELMLASDASSLSTPMAMVQMRRLVHPAQRRKK is encoded by the coding sequence ATGTCGGAAAATGCAGCGGGCGCAGTTATCGTCATCTCCAGTCATGTGGTGCGCGGCTCGGTCGGCAATCGGGCGGCCGTGTTTGCACTGGAGACGCTCGGTCATCCGGTCTGGGCGCTGCCGACCATCGTGCTGCCCTGGCATCCCGGCCACGGCCGCTCGACGCGGCTGACGTTTGCGGAAGCGGATTTCGACGCGGCGATCGACGATCTGATCCGGGCGCCCTGGATCGGTGAGGTCAAGGCGGTGCTGTCGGGCTATTTCGGCAATGCTGCCCAAGCGCGCTCCCTCGCCCGGCTGATCGCGGCGCTCAGGCAGGATAATCCGGAGCTGCTCTATGTCTGCGATCCCGTGATGGGCGATCTCGGCGGGCTCTACGTGCCGGAAGCGACCGCCGAGGCCATTCGCGATCATCTCATCCCGCTCGCCTCGCTCGCGACGCCGAACCGCTATGAACTTGCATGGCTTTCCGGGGCGGCGCTCGAAGACAACAGCGCGATCATGGAGGCGGCGCTGGCGCTCGGGCCGTCGCGCATGCTCGTCACCTCTGCCGTGCCGATGATGGCGGGCGGTACCGGCAATCTCTATCTTTCCGGCCGCCACGCGCTTCTTGCCGAACACCGCGTCGTCGAAAACCCGCCGAATGGTCTCGGCGACCTGCTGGCGGCCGTCTTCCTGTCGCGCCTGCTTTCCGGCCTCGAGGACGAAAAGGCGCTGCAGCTTGCCACGGCGAGCGTTTTCGAAGTGCTGGCGCGTGCCGTCAAGCGCGGCAGCAACGAGCTGATGCTGGCGAGCGATGCTTCCAGCCTTTCGACGCCGATGGCGATGGTGCAGATGCGCCGGCTCGTGCACCCGGCGCAGCGGCGGAAAAAATGA
- a CDS encoding carbonic anhydrase: protein MQRFPNSLLDGYRNFMNGRYADARDRYRLLAENGQSPNTLVIACSDSRAAPELIFDAGPGELFVIRNVANMVPPYEPDGHFHSTSAALEFAVQALKVSDIVVMGHGRCGGIRAALDPNAEPLSPGDFIGRWMSLVKPAAEQIQSNDVMTAAERQTALERVSIRNSIDNLRSFPDIKALEEAGKMHLHGAWFDISTGELWVMDAETRDFIRPEI, encoded by the coding sequence ATGCAGCGTTTTCCAAATTCCCTTCTGGACGGTTATCGCAACTTCATGAACGGGCGTTATGCCGACGCCCGCGACAGGTATCGGCTGCTTGCCGAGAACGGTCAGAGTCCCAACACGCTTGTCATTGCCTGTTCGGACTCCCGTGCGGCGCCGGAGCTGATCTTCGATGCCGGCCCGGGTGAGCTCTTCGTCATCCGCAACGTCGCCAACATGGTGCCGCCCTACGAGCCGGACGGTCATTTTCATTCGACATCGGCCGCGCTCGAATTTGCGGTGCAGGCGCTGAAGGTCTCGGATATCGTCGTGATGGGCCATGGCCGCTGCGGCGGCATCCGCGCAGCGCTCGATCCGAATGCCGAGCCGCTGTCGCCGGGCGATTTCATCGGCCGCTGGATGTCGCTGGTCAAGCCCGCCGCCGAGCAGATCCAGAGCAATGACGTGATGACGGCGGCCGAGCGGCAGACGGCGCTGGAGCGTGTGTCGATCCGCAATTCGATCGACAATCTCAGAAGTTTTCCCGACATCAAGGCGCTCGAGGAAGCGGGAAAAATGCATCTTCATGGCGCCTGGTTCGATATTTCGACCGGCGAGCTCTGGGTGATGGATGCCGAGACACGCGACTTCATTCGTCCCGAAATCTAG
- a CDS encoding GGDEF domain-containing protein, with translation MKFETIKRVILAAIMLPFVFMLIEGVVVIRASVKQYRDLEKDRQFADVLARGGSIAATEILSEIGATRLYLARPSSKTAADMQRSRATLDDERLAFYASLPSRDTLDEGLAEELSILSLAYSRIVAARSAVDQGRYLGSDPGSIYWYAALKQLAVVDALSPLISDPVLLEKSNQLMGIMLAYYGERLITGVGTRYLDHGASARFPVELFIQGKVMLGEGMDHMVFHSAAPIVRDIVAYLARRDQVKANAITDAILAGSRPKGVVREAWAAAQSERMAFLQQKMIEAASDIHETGENFSTRSHLHLTRILALCAGLLILATLVMLLAARGLRLIDRLARDRETLVGELRNAAQTDLLTGLYNRRGFEFAASALLTQAEHGSRWISVVLFDLDHFKRINDVNGHDAGDAVLRHVAGVARANFRSFDLLVRHGGEEFLALLPDSTPDDAAIVAERVRLAIEAAEIPLESGDILKVTASFGCAGRANDAANRNFEDLVKRADLALYAAKASGRNCVVSGPIVPAQEERRKTASGGGFDSRI, from the coding sequence ATGAAGTTCGAGACCATCAAAAGGGTTATCCTGGCCGCCATCATGCTGCCCTTCGTCTTCATGCTCATTGAAGGGGTCGTCGTCATACGGGCTTCGGTCAAGCAGTACAGGGATCTCGAGAAAGACCGGCAGTTCGCCGATGTGCTCGCCCGCGGCGGCTCCATCGCCGCAACGGAGATCCTGAGTGAGATCGGCGCCACGCGCCTCTATCTCGCGCGTCCCAGCAGCAAGACGGCCGCCGACATGCAGCGAAGCCGGGCAACGCTCGATGACGAGCGCCTTGCCTTCTATGCCAGCCTGCCCTCCCGCGATACGCTCGACGAAGGGCTTGCAGAAGAATTGTCGATTCTCAGCCTTGCCTACAGCCGGATCGTCGCCGCGCGCAGCGCCGTTGACCAGGGCCGCTATCTCGGCAGCGATCCCGGGTCGATCTACTGGTATGCAGCTCTCAAGCAGCTTGCCGTCGTCGATGCGCTGTCACCCCTGATCAGCGATCCGGTGCTGCTCGAAAAATCCAATCAACTGATGGGCATCATGCTGGCCTATTACGGCGAAAGGCTGATTACCGGTGTCGGCACCCGATATCTCGATCATGGCGCTTCCGCCAGATTTCCGGTGGAGCTGTTCATCCAGGGCAAGGTCATGCTCGGCGAGGGCATGGATCACATGGTCTTTCATTCGGCGGCGCCGATCGTGCGCGATATCGTCGCCTATCTCGCTCGCCGCGACCAGGTGAAGGCGAATGCGATCACCGATGCCATCCTCGCCGGATCGCGGCCGAAGGGCGTGGTGCGCGAGGCCTGGGCGGCTGCGCAGAGCGAACGCATGGCTTTCCTGCAGCAGAAGATGATCGAGGCGGCGAGCGATATTCACGAGACCGGCGAAAATTTTTCGACGCGCTCGCATTTGCATTTGACGCGGATCCTGGCGCTGTGCGCCGGGCTGCTCATTCTCGCGACATTGGTGATGCTGCTGGCGGCAAGGGGCCTGCGCCTGATCGACCGGCTGGCGCGGGACCGGGAGACGCTGGTCGGCGAGTTGCGCAACGCGGCCCAGACCGATCTCCTGACCGGTCTTTACAACAGGCGCGGCTTCGAGTTCGCCGCTTCGGCCCTTCTCACCCAGGCCGAGCACGGATCACGCTGGATTTCCGTCGTGCTCTTCGATCTCGATCATTTCAAGAGGATCAACGATGTCAACGGCCATGATGCCGGCGATGCGGTGCTCCGGCATGTCGCGGGGGTCGCGCGTGCGAATTTCCGTTCCTTCGATCTCTTGGTGCGCCATGGCGGCGAGGAGTTCCTGGCGCTGTTGCCGGATTCGACCCCCGACGATGCGGCAATCGTTGCCGAGCGCGTGCGGCTGGCGATCGAGGCGGCGGAAATCCCCTTGGAGAGCGGCGATATCCTCAAGGTGACGGCGAGTTTCGGATGCGCCGGCCGGGCAAATGACGCGGCCAACCGGAACTTCGAAGATCTGGTCAAACGCGCCGATCTGGCGCTCTACGCTGCCAAGGCCTCCGGCCGCAACTGCGTCGTTTCGGGGCCGATCGTGCCGGCGCAGGAGGAGCGCCGCAAGACAGCGTCCGGCGGCGGTTTCGATTCCCGCATATGA
- a CDS encoding lytic transglycosylase domain-containing protein — MRMTKLFLAAAAAMGVLHAVPAFAQGPQCGNTSAGFDAWVADFKQTAAANGVSQSVLSRAFANVNYNKPTIAADRGQKSFKLSFDAFMQKRGGATVISRGRSMKAANQALFASIERRFGVPAGPLIAIWGMETGFGSYMGNQHTLSAVSTLAYDCRRSDYFTDQLYAALQLVSEGYLSPQAKGAAHGEIGQTQFLPRNVVRFGADGDGDGRVDMVGSRADALASTANFLKGHGWRAGAGYQPGEPNFVAIQGWNAASVYQQAIAYIGQQIDGK, encoded by the coding sequence ATGCGCATGACAAAGTTATTTCTGGCGGCCGCTGCGGCAATGGGCGTTCTCCATGCGGTACCGGCGTTCGCGCAAGGACCGCAATGTGGCAACACCAGCGCCGGTTTCGACGCCTGGGTCGCCGATTTCAAACAGACGGCAGCAGCCAACGGCGTCAGCCAGTCGGTGCTCAGCCGCGCCTTCGCCAACGTCAATTACAACAAACCGACGATCGCCGCCGACCGCGGCCAGAAGAGCTTCAAACTCTCCTTCGACGCGTTCATGCAGAAGCGCGGCGGCGCCACCGTCATCTCCCGCGGCCGCAGCATGAAGGCCGCCAACCAGGCGCTGTTTGCCTCGATCGAGCGCCGTTTCGGCGTTCCGGCCGGCCCGCTGATCGCCATCTGGGGCATGGAGACCGGTTTTGGCAGCTATATGGGCAACCAGCATACGCTGTCGGCCGTTTCGACGCTCGCCTATGACTGCCGACGTTCGGACTATTTCACTGACCAGCTTTATGCCGCGCTCCAGCTCGTCTCCGAGGGGTATCTGAGCCCGCAGGCCAAGGGTGCCGCCCATGGTGAAATCGGCCAGACGCAGTTTCTGCCGCGCAATGTCGTGCGCTTCGGCGCCGACGGCGACGGCGACGGCCGCGTCGACATGGTCGGTTCCCGCGCCGATGCGCTGGCCTCGACCGCGAATTTCCTCAAGGGCCATGGCTGGCGCGCCGGCGCCGGCTATCAGCCGGGAGAGCCGAACTTCGTCGCTATCCAGGGCTGGAACGCCGCCAGCGTCTATCAGCAGGCGATTGCCTATATCGGCCAGCAGATCGACGGCAAATAG